The following proteins come from a genomic window of Myroides odoratus DSM 2801:
- a CDS encoding nucleotide sugar dehydrogenase, whose product MEKEYKIAVVGQGYVGLPLALAFAKHYPVVGFDINAQRIESLQKAQDETKEADQDQLRVSLIAYQTSGGIKGYLPSFERKDLAGANVFIITVPTPINQFNAPDLSPLKSASRLVGEVLKEGDIVIYESTVYPGCTEEECIPVLEATSKLQFNRDFYVGYSPERINPGDKINTLETIVKVTSGSTPAIAEEIDQLYQQIIQAGTHKASSIKVAEAAKVIENAQRDVNISFVNELALIFDRIGIDTQEVLEAAGTKFNFLKFQPGLVGGHCISVDPYYLAHKSIQLGYYPDVILSGRRVNDEIPVFIASKVVKLMVQKNINVSQSKVLLLGFAFKENCPDTRNTKVAMIYDELVSYGLTVEVYDPWVNPEEVKTEYGITLVNSLDIVKQQYDAVVLTTAHRDFNKFNVRELVQSSGVVFDTKSVLKPNEVDSRL is encoded by the coding sequence ATGGAAAAGGAATATAAGATTGCAGTTGTAGGACAAGGCTATGTGGGTTTGCCTTTGGCGCTAGCATTCGCTAAACACTACCCTGTAGTAGGATTTGATATCAATGCCCAACGCATTGAATCCCTACAAAAAGCACAAGATGAAACCAAAGAAGCCGACCAAGATCAGCTGAGAGTTTCCCTTATCGCATACCAAACCTCTGGAGGTATAAAAGGATATTTGCCTAGCTTTGAAAGAAAAGACTTAGCAGGAGCCAATGTCTTCATTATTACCGTTCCGACACCCATTAACCAATTCAACGCACCCGATTTATCACCCCTAAAGAGCGCTTCCCGTTTAGTAGGCGAAGTCCTCAAAGAGGGCGATATCGTCATCTATGAATCCACCGTATATCCAGGCTGTACAGAAGAAGAATGTATTCCCGTATTAGAAGCCACTTCAAAACTACAGTTCAACCGCGATTTTTACGTCGGGTATTCACCAGAGCGCATCAACCCCGGAGATAAAATCAATACCTTAGAAACCATTGTCAAGGTAACTTCAGGTAGCACACCCGCTATTGCAGAAGAAATCGATCAATTATATCAACAGATTATCCAAGCAGGTACACATAAAGCTTCCTCTATTAAAGTAGCAGAAGCCGCTAAAGTAATTGAAAACGCACAACGCGATGTCAATATCTCTTTCGTGAATGAGTTGGCTTTGATTTTTGATCGCATCGGAATCGATACCCAAGAAGTACTAGAAGCAGCCGGAACCAAGTTTAACTTCCTGAAGTTTCAACCCGGTTTAGTAGGAGGACATTGCATCTCGGTCGATCCGTATTATTTAGCACATAAATCCATTCAGTTGGGCTATTACCCAGACGTTATCCTTTCAGGAAGACGCGTGAATGATGAAATACCCGTTTTTATTGCCAGTAAAGTAGTCAAGCTTATGGTGCAAAAAAACATCAATGTAAGCCAATCTAAAGTATTGCTATTGGGCTTTGCCTTCAAGGAAAACTGTCCCGATACCCGCAATACCAAAGTGGCCATGATATACGATGAGTTGGTTTCTTACGGATTAACGGTAGAGGTGTATGACCCTTGGGTAAATCCAGAAGAAGTGAAAACGGAATACGGAATAACCTTAGTAAATTCCTTAGACATCGTAAAACAACAATATGATGCGGTTGTCTTAACAACAGCACACCGCGATTTCAATAAATTTAACGTCCGAGAATTGGTTCAATCCTCTGGCGTGGTGTTTGACACCAAGAGTGTGTTAAAACCAAACGAAGTAGATAGTAGATTATAA
- a CDS encoding histidine kinase — translation MVSFRYTYFFVLVLVLVLSCTKRPALESSPRRATAVTEQSIKQSLDFYLSLDTIPTLARKGYIAAFLHQQDTTFTSSPYGLFLEGLPFYYAKAADSFAPYFAPALTHYATLDFSWKRLVTYTKLQQQLTQQGVATSDFMALLYAQLDSAKQRPTPVDYQLYDLLAKAYFMHRDIPQALEYTILHFEHHPFQNHRVTQSRYYDISFLLAAELEDSTKTHQALLQLKGLLQHSTDSIAIARYYDMEARYFALVGRYDEALKSSKRYVEVNEQINQINPVIYNNLATSFERNNQLDSAIFYYKKGIAVAQEMKIKEQHLLYGGLSTVYKRQGNYQQALLALDSSFAHVTRLKERMNANKLKELELQYQTKEKDVEISTLKDNFLLQQKNFQQQRWITWLVVFFIIGILSYGLILYRQRLLQEKNKHLALQNKKMQLEQRILQVQLNPHFIYNAIANLQGLINQENKAVANRYLIALSKLIRHILELNRRDFVPLSEDLQAVENYLQVQQMRYSNRFTYSIHTEDLAVDDILIPPMLLQPFIENAIEHGFQHIDYQGELTLTLDQRDQQLFIVIRDNGRGFQPTTETAKKQSLSQIITQERLDVLFQDQPQRAFFKLREIQDTSSSSGVEVILCLPLIYP, via the coding sequence ATGGTTTCATTTAGGTATACATACTTTTTCGTGTTGGTTCTTGTTTTGGTGTTGAGTTGTACAAAACGGCCAGCGCTTGAATCGTCTCCACGGCGAGCAACTGCTGTAACGGAACAGAGCATTAAACAAAGTTTGGATTTCTACTTGAGTTTAGATACGATTCCGACTTTAGCGCGGAAGGGGTATATTGCGGCTTTTCTTCATCAACAAGATACTACCTTTACTTCCTCGCCTTATGGTCTTTTTCTAGAAGGATTGCCTTTTTATTATGCCAAAGCAGCGGATAGTTTTGCACCTTATTTCGCACCGGCACTTACCCACTACGCTACGCTAGACTTTTCTTGGAAACGCCTGGTTACCTATACTAAACTACAGCAACAGTTAACACAACAAGGGGTGGCTACTTCCGACTTTATGGCTTTGCTTTATGCGCAGCTCGACAGTGCGAAACAACGCCCTACTCCCGTGGATTATCAGTTGTATGATTTATTGGCTAAGGCTTATTTTATGCATCGCGATATTCCGCAGGCATTAGAATATACGATCTTACATTTTGAACATCATCCGTTTCAAAATCATCGCGTAACGCAATCTCGTTATTACGATATTTCTTTTTTATTGGCGGCAGAGTTAGAGGATAGCACGAAAACACATCAGGCTTTACTTCAACTGAAAGGTCTCTTGCAACATTCTACGGATTCTATTGCCATAGCGCGGTATTATGATATGGAAGCGCGTTATTTTGCGCTGGTTGGTCGCTATGATGAGGCCTTAAAAAGCAGCAAGCGCTACGTTGAAGTGAATGAACAGATCAATCAAATCAATCCTGTTATTTACAACAACTTAGCGACTAGTTTTGAGCGAAACAATCAGCTGGATTCAGCTATTTTCTACTACAAAAAAGGGATTGCCGTAGCGCAAGAAATGAAAATTAAAGAACAGCACCTTCTCTATGGTGGATTGAGTACGGTGTATAAACGCCAAGGGAATTATCAGCAAGCTTTACTTGCCTTGGATTCTTCTTTTGCGCATGTTACCCGCCTAAAGGAGCGAATGAACGCCAATAAACTGAAGGAGCTAGAACTGCAATACCAAACAAAGGAAAAGGATGTAGAAATCTCCACCTTAAAAGATAATTTTTTACTTCAACAAAAGAACTTCCAACAGCAACGTTGGATTACGTGGTTGGTTGTCTTTTTTATTATTGGGATATTATCTTATGGTTTAATTCTGTATCGCCAGCGTTTGCTACAGGAAAAAAACAAGCACTTGGCACTTCAAAACAAGAAAATGCAGTTGGAACAACGCATCTTACAAGTGCAGTTGAATCCTCATTTTATCTATAATGCTATTGCGAATTTACAGGGGCTTATCAACCAAGAAAACAAAGCGGTCGCGAATCGTTATCTCATTGCCTTATCCAAGTTGATTCGCCATATTTTAGAGCTCAATCGCCGTGATTTTGTTCCTTTATCGGAAGATTTACAAGCCGTTGAGAATTACCTTCAGGTGCAACAAATGCGCTACAGCAATCGATTCACTTATAGTATTCATACGGAAGATCTAGCCGTAGACGATATACTCATCCCTCCGATGTTGTTGCAACCTTTTATTGAGAATGCAATTGAACATGGTTTTCAACATATTGATTATCAAGGCGAGCTAACGCTTACCCTAGATCAACGAGATCAACAGTTATTCATCGTTATTCGCGACAATGGCCGTGGATTTCAACCTACAACGGAAACAGCGAAAAAACAATCGCTTTCCCAAATTATCACACAAGAGCGCTTGGATGTCTTGTTTCAGGATCAGCCTCAACGCGCGTTTTTTAAGCTACGCGAAATTCAAGATACCTCTTCTTCCTCTGGGGTAGAAGTGATCTTGTGCTTACCGCTTATTTATCCTTAA
- a CDS encoding transposase: MKVNVQRIQKSRVYSEEFKREIVSLFEKGTYSVLQISRLYKIPNSAIYRWIYKFSIFNEPGQRIVEMKASNTNKVKELEAKVKELERMVGQKQIQVDFYSKLIEIASEELDYDILKNSDTPQSTGSAKKKNK, encoded by the coding sequence ATGAAAGTCAACGTTCAAAGAATCCAAAAAAGTCGTGTTTATTCTGAAGAATTCAAACGCGAGATTGTTAGTTTATTTGAAAAAGGGACCTATAGTGTCCTCCAAATAAGTCGTTTGTATAAAATTCCTAACTCCGCCATTTACCGATGGATCTATAAATTTTCTATCTTTAATGAACCAGGACAAAGAATTGTAGAGATGAAAGCAAGTAACACAAACAAAGTAAAGGAACTAGAAGCTAAGGTTAAAGAACTAGAGCGTATGGTTGGTCAGAAACAAATTCAAGTAGATTTCTATTCTAAACTTATAGAAATTGCTAGTGAAGAGTTAGATTATGACATATTAAAAAATTCAGACACCCCACAATCAACTGGTTCCGCCAAGAAAAAGAACAAGTAA
- a CDS encoding nucleotide sugar dehydrogenase — MSTQHKIAVIGLGYVGLPLARLFATKFPTVGFDINQGRIAELREGKDSTLEVANEILQAVTVKTNPVSANETKGLYCSFDLEDITDCNVYVITVPTPVDKHNRPDLTPLYKASETVGKVLKKGDIVIYESTVYPGVTEEECVPVLERVSGLKFNEDFYAGYSPERINPGDKEHTVEKILKVTAGSTPEIGVVVNDIYKAVIIAGTHLAPTIKVAEAAKVIENSQRDINIAFVNELAKIFNLLEIDTHAVLEAAGTKWNFLPFKPGLVGGHCIGVDPYYLAQKAMEKGYHPEIILAGRRLNDSMGEYVASQVIKTMIKKGINVSTAEVLMLGVTFKENCPDVRNTKIVDVIAALEDYGVKVTTYDPWANPAEVKHEYGVVSHTTVPQGKYDAVVLGVAHKELVALDLEQFKKPVAVVYDVKGLLKEGVDSRL; from the coding sequence ATGAGTACACAACATAAAATTGCAGTTATAGGGTTAGGCTATGTAGGATTGCCATTGGCACGTTTATTCGCAACAAAATTCCCAACCGTTGGTTTTGATATCAATCAAGGACGTATCGCTGAACTAAGAGAAGGAAAAGACAGTACATTAGAAGTAGCAAATGAAATTTTACAAGCTGTAACGGTAAAAACAAATCCTGTTTCAGCGAATGAAACCAAAGGATTGTATTGTTCATTTGATTTAGAAGATATTACAGATTGTAATGTCTATGTTATAACAGTACCTACACCTGTAGATAAACATAACCGTCCTGATTTAACGCCGTTGTATAAAGCATCAGAGACCGTGGGGAAAGTGTTGAAAAAAGGAGATATTGTAATCTATGAATCAACCGTATACCCAGGCGTAACAGAAGAGGAATGTGTACCTGTTCTAGAACGCGTATCAGGATTGAAATTCAATGAAGATTTTTATGCGGGCTATTCGCCAGAGCGTATCAATCCTGGAGATAAAGAACATACAGTTGAAAAAATATTAAAAGTAACGGCGGGTAGTACACCAGAAATTGGAGTCGTAGTGAATGATATCTACAAAGCGGTTATTATTGCAGGAACGCATTTAGCACCGACAATTAAAGTAGCAGAAGCAGCAAAAGTAATTGAAAACTCACAGCGTGATATCAATATTGCTTTTGTGAATGAGTTGGCAAAAATCTTTAATTTATTGGAGATAGATACTCATGCAGTATTAGAAGCAGCAGGAACGAAGTGGAACTTCTTGCCATTTAAACCAGGATTAGTTGGTGGACACTGTATTGGGGTTGATCCATACTACTTGGCGCAAAAAGCAATGGAAAAAGGATACCACCCAGAAATTATCTTAGCGGGTCGTCGTTTAAATGATTCCATGGGCGAATATGTAGCGTCTCAAGTAATCAAAACCATGATTAAAAAAGGAATCAACGTAAGTACAGCGGAGGTATTGATGTTAGGTGTAACGTTTAAAGAAAATTGTCCAGATGTACGTAACACGAAGATTGTAGATGTAATTGCAGCCTTAGAAGATTATGGAGTAAAAGTTACAACGTATGATCCATGGGCAAACCCAGCAGAAGTAAAACACGAGTATGGAGTAGTAAGTCATACCACGGTACCTCAAGGAAAATATGATGCAGTTGTATTGGGAGTAGCACATAAAGAATTAGTAGCGCTAGACTTGGAGCAATTTAAGAAACCAGTAGCTGTAGTGTATGATGTGAAAGGATTGTTGAAAGAAGGTGTTGATAGTAGATTGTAA
- a CDS encoding UDP-glucose 6-dehydrogenase, giving the protein MKKITKICCVGAGYVGGPTMAVIAQKNPHIQITVVDINEARIQAWNHTDLNKLPIYEPGLDAIVAEARGRNLFFDTHVDKAIEEADMIFISVNTPTKTYGKGKGMAADLKYIELCARQIARVAKTDKIVVEKSTLPVRTAQAIKRILDQTGNGVEFQILSNPEFLAEGTAITDLMNPDRVLIGGAETPAGKEAIEALAAIYGAWVPQERILRTNVWSSELSKLTANAFLAQRVSSINAISELCEASGADVSEVARAIGTDSRIGSKFLKASVGFGGSCFQKDILNLVYIASSYGLQEVADYWEQVIIMNDYQKRRFAENIVTTLFNTVNDKKIAFLGWAFKKDTNDTRESAAIYVANDLMEEEAQIHVYDPKVTEMQMLSDLDYLATREPEANRKHLTVHQDPYEALAGAHGIAVLTEWDEFVTYDWQRIYDNMQKPAFVFDGRNILNRATLEQIGFEVYTIGRGK; this is encoded by the coding sequence ATGAAAAAGATTACTAAGATTTGTTGTGTGGGTGCAGGCTATGTAGGGGGTCCTACCATGGCTGTCATTGCACAGAAAAATCCTCATATTCAAATCACGGTAGTGGATATCAATGAAGCGCGTATTCAGGCGTGGAATCATACCGACTTGAATAAATTGCCAATCTATGAACCAGGGCTAGATGCCATTGTGGCTGAAGCAAGAGGACGCAACCTGTTTTTTGATACCCATGTAGATAAAGCAATTGAGGAAGCCGATATGATCTTCATTTCAGTAAATACACCAACCAAAACCTACGGAAAAGGAAAAGGAATGGCGGCTGATTTAAAGTATATCGAACTATGTGCCCGTCAAATTGCCAGAGTCGCGAAGACCGATAAAATTGTTGTTGAGAAATCAACACTACCCGTGCGTACGGCTCAAGCCATCAAACGCATTTTAGATCAAACGGGAAATGGAGTAGAGTTCCAAATCTTATCCAACCCAGAATTCCTCGCAGAAGGTACAGCCATTACAGATTTGATGAATCCTGATCGCGTACTTATTGGTGGGGCTGAAACCCCAGCTGGTAAGGAAGCAATCGAAGCTTTAGCAGCTATTTACGGTGCTTGGGTACCACAGGAGCGCATCTTGCGTACCAACGTATGGTCATCTGAATTATCGAAATTAACAGCCAATGCCTTTTTAGCACAACGCGTATCGTCCATCAATGCCATCTCAGAACTATGTGAAGCTTCTGGAGCAGATGTAAGTGAAGTAGCGCGTGCCATTGGAACAGATAGCCGTATTGGAAGCAAATTCTTAAAAGCTTCTGTTGGTTTTGGTGGATCTTGTTTTCAAAAAGACATTCTGAACTTGGTGTATATCGCTTCTTCTTATGGTTTACAAGAAGTAGCAGACTATTGGGAACAAGTAATCATTATGAACGACTACCAAAAACGTCGTTTTGCGGAGAATATCGTTACTACGTTGTTTAATACCGTAAATGATAAAAAAATTGCTTTCTTAGGATGGGCATTCAAGAAAGATACAAACGATACACGCGAATCAGCAGCCATTTATGTAGCCAATGATTTAATGGAAGAAGAGGCGCAAATTCACGTGTATGACCCTAAAGTAACGGAAATGCAAATGCTGTCCGATTTGGACTATTTAGCAACCCGTGAACCTGAGGCGAACCGCAAGCATTTAACAGTACACCAAGATCCGTATGAAGCCCTTGCAGGTGCACATGGTATTGCCGTACTAACAGAATGGGATGAGTTTGTTACCTACGACTGGCAGCGTATTTATGACAACATGCAAAAACCTGCTTTTGTGTTCGATGGACGCAACATCTTGAATAGAGCAACCTTGGAACAAATAGGGTTTGAAGTGTATACGATTGGAAGAGGAAAATAA
- a CDS encoding acyltransferase family protein, which translates to MQYRPDIQGLRALAVLLVFIFHLNPAWLSGGFIGVDVFFVISGFLVSSIILHKKEKGTFHFLDFYLGRIKRIVPVFLLLLLGVGIVGAWAYVWVDILNLRRTLVAAGLFNSNNYFAHLDTYFGASNQENPLLHTWTLSIEMQFYLLLPLFLWFVRKQYLVVVSMMLVVGLLGYSFYSSVYLNQQSEMYFSLLARIPEFLIGTILAIRADDLQARFGKYQNPIAWMALVGILACAIGFSEETVFPGLWVVLPCVFTGCLLLTTTSQVNALFKTKVMVHLGELSYAIYLWHWAIMAFLRYYNMQLDFTLYEMIGITALTYGLSWLSYTYVENVFRTYSNKVFLPRFVGLAVLVVLAGGGIYRMNQYLFPIPAAYATPTFGMESHAHQFKAVGLYGDETKTQPDSICLIGDSHALVYKAILDEIGKDNNFTFWSVSNNRYPLFANINRGDFDKEADYETYEKLMEEVEELTEKSKTIFVASAWLEDVPSLAVAFTSLVESLEPDQRMVILGDYPTLDRNPIRATRDYLYNDESTDIQVVHASEPPYVREAIQKNPKQVLYWQFDFDHTSTLPYFNDTLGYYDEDHLNTFGSRKIGDWVGKDFMAFAKKHGVL; encoded by the coding sequence ATGCAGTATAGACCCGACATACAAGGATTGAGAGCCTTAGCTGTACTTTTAGTTTTTATTTTTCACCTCAATCCCGCTTGGCTCAGTGGGGGATTTATAGGTGTAGATGTATTTTTTGTTATTTCGGGTTTTTTGGTCAGTAGTATCATCCTGCACAAAAAAGAAAAAGGAACCTTTCATTTTCTCGATTTCTATTTAGGGAGGATCAAGCGCATTGTACCCGTCTTTTTATTGCTGTTGCTGGGTGTGGGAATAGTAGGGGCTTGGGCCTATGTATGGGTGGATATTCTCAACTTACGACGTACCCTAGTCGCAGCGGGTTTATTCAACTCCAACAATTACTTTGCCCACCTCGATACCTATTTTGGAGCCTCGAATCAAGAGAATCCATTGTTGCATACCTGGACCTTGTCCATCGAAATGCAGTTTTACTTGCTGTTGCCTTTGTTTTTGTGGTTTGTGCGCAAACAATACCTCGTTGTGGTGAGTATGATGCTCGTTGTGGGATTATTGGGGTATTCCTTTTATTCCAGCGTATACCTCAATCAGCAAAGTGAGATGTATTTTTCTTTACTTGCGCGAATCCCCGAATTTCTAATCGGTACAATTCTCGCGATTCGAGCAGATGACCTCCAAGCAAGGTTTGGAAAATACCAAAACCCCATTGCATGGATGGCCCTAGTGGGGATTCTAGCCTGTGCCATAGGATTTTCAGAAGAGACTGTCTTTCCGGGGCTATGGGTTGTACTTCCGTGTGTATTTACGGGGTGTTTACTCTTGACGACGACTTCTCAAGTAAATGCACTCTTTAAAACCAAGGTAATGGTGCATCTAGGCGAACTATCCTATGCGATTTACCTGTGGCATTGGGCGATTATGGCCTTTTTGCGCTATTATAACATGCAACTGGACTTTACCCTTTACGAGATGATCGGAATTACCGCCTTGACCTATGGATTGTCCTGGTTGTCCTATACCTACGTAGAAAATGTATTTCGCACCTATTCCAATAAAGTGTTCCTTCCTCGATTTGTCGGACTAGCGGTGCTTGTGGTGCTGGCAGGCGGTGGAATTTACCGCATGAATCAATACTTATTTCCTATTCCCGCGGCCTATGCAACACCAACCTTTGGTATGGAGTCCCATGCCCATCAATTCAAAGCAGTGGGATTATATGGGGACGAGACCAAAACACAACCCGATTCCATTTGCCTCATTGGCGATAGTCACGCCTTAGTATATAAAGCCATTCTCGATGAAATAGGAAAGGACAATAACTTCACCTTTTGGTCGGTGAGTAATAATCGATACCCTCTTTTTGCCAATATCAATCGAGGTGATTTTGACAAAGAAGCAGATTATGAAACCTATGAAAAACTGATGGAAGAAGTAGAAGAGCTAACAGAAAAGAGCAAAACCATTTTCGTGGCTAGTGCCTGGTTGGAAGATGTCCCTTCTTTAGCCGTTGCTTTTACCTCTTTAGTGGAAAGCTTAGAACCCGATCAGCGCATGGTTATCTTGGGTGATTACCCTACGTTAGACCGCAATCCGATACGCGCAACCCGTGATTACCTTTACAATGATGAAAGTACGGATATCCAAGTGGTCCACGCTTCAGAACCACCATACGTACGCGAGGCGATTCAAAAGAACCCCAAACAAGTACTCTATTGGCAATTTGATTTTGACCATACTTCAACATTGCCCTACTTCAATGATACGTTAGGTTATTACGATGAAGACCACCTGAATACATTTGGAAGTAGAAAAATAGGAGATTGGGTAGGGAAAGATTTTATGGCTTTCGCGAAGAAGCATGGGGTGTTGTGA
- a CDS encoding LytR/AlgR family response regulator transcription factor: protein MKVYILEDEAAILKYLLALVVDIPYLQFVGYSDSIAKAYPEIKALQPDLILADIQLKDGCSFELLQQVHHPNLQLIFITAYSQYAIKALNLGALGYLLKPVDDIEFTQTIERCYQKKSTQKVEEVQLQVAMDHLQSSASPKRLALKTFHFTQIVSIASIMYAQSDKGYTTFYLQNGEKLMVSKVLKEYEDLLLPEDFIRCHQSYLVNTAFISKYYKEGYLELVDHTNIPVSERKKELILAYIQKIS from the coding sequence ATGAAAGTATACATCCTTGAAGACGAAGCTGCTATTTTAAAATACCTCCTAGCCCTAGTTGTTGATATTCCCTACCTCCAATTTGTAGGGTATTCGGACAGCATCGCAAAGGCTTATCCGGAGATTAAAGCCTTACAACCCGATTTGATTCTGGCAGATATCCAGTTGAAAGATGGTTGTAGTTTTGAGTTATTGCAACAGGTTCACCATCCGAATCTGCAGTTGATTTTCATCACGGCTTATAGTCAATACGCGATTAAAGCGCTGAATCTTGGTGCGTTGGGTTATCTGCTGAAACCAGTAGATGATATTGAGTTTACGCAGACCATTGAGCGTTGTTATCAAAAGAAATCTACGCAAAAGGTGGAGGAAGTACAGCTGCAAGTGGCGATGGATCATCTGCAGTCATCGGCTTCTCCAAAACGCCTGGCATTAAAAACGTTTCACTTTACGCAAATTGTTTCCATTGCATCGATTATGTATGCGCAAAGCGATAAAGGGTATACTACTTTTTACTTGCAAAATGGCGAAAAACTCATGGTATCGAAAGTATTGAAAGAATATGAAGACTTGTTGTTACCGGAGGATTTTATCCGTTGCCATCAATCGTATTTAGTGAATACGGCTTTTATCAGTAAGTATTACAAAGAGGGCTACTTGGAATTAGTGGACCATACCAACATTCCAGTTTCTGAACGCAAGAAAGAATTAATCCTCGCTTATATTCAAAAAATCTCCTAG
- a CDS encoding SDR family oxidoreductase encodes MKKILITGGAGFIGSNLTEYFLNQGYFVRCLDNFATGYRHNIEEFLSNPNYELLEGDIRDLATCQQAVTGVDYVLHQAALGSVPRSINDPITSNEVNINGFLNMLVAVRDGGVKRMVYAASSSTYGDSPALPKVEDVIGKPLSPYAVTKYVNELYADVFTKTYGIEIIGLRYFNVFGRRQNTRGAYAAVIPLFTKQFIQHESPTINGTGENSRDFTYIDNVIQMNERAMLTTNKDAVNTIYNTAVGDRTNLNQLVGYLKEFLTEYDGAIANIEVQHGPNRQGDVAHSLASVDKAKTLLGYEPTHVIREGLKEAVKWYWEHKEML; translated from the coding sequence ATGAAAAAAATATTAATTACCGGAGGAGCTGGATTTATTGGCTCCAACTTAACAGAGTACTTTTTAAACCAAGGGTACTTTGTTCGTTGTTTAGATAACTTTGCAACAGGATATCGACACAATATTGAAGAATTTTTAAGCAACCCGAATTATGAATTACTAGAAGGGGATATTCGCGACTTGGCTACGTGTCAACAAGCAGTAACAGGGGTAGATTATGTCTTGCACCAAGCGGCTTTAGGTTCTGTACCGCGTTCGATTAACGATCCTATTACATCCAATGAGGTAAATATCAATGGATTTTTAAATATGTTAGTGGCGGTACGCGATGGTGGAGTAAAACGCATGGTTTATGCAGCAAGTTCCTCTACCTATGGAGATTCTCCTGCGTTGCCAAAAGTAGAAGATGTAATTGGTAAGCCTTTATCTCCGTATGCCGTAACGAAGTATGTAAACGAATTATATGCGGATGTATTCACTAAAACCTATGGGATTGAAATTATCGGTTTGCGTTATTTCAACGTATTTGGACGTCGTCAAAATACAAGAGGAGCGTATGCTGCGGTTATTCCGTTGTTTACAAAACAGTTTATTCAGCACGAAAGCCCTACGATTAACGGAACAGGCGAAAACTCTCGTGACTTTACCTATATCGACAACGTGATTCAGATGAATGAACGCGCGATGTTGACTACAAATAAAGATGCAGTAAATACCATTTACAATACAGCTGTAGGCGATCGTACCAACTTAAATCAATTGGTTGGTTACTTGAAAGAGTTCTTAACCGAGTACGATGGAGCAATTGCGAATATTGAAGTACAACATGGACCAAACCGCCAAGGCGATGTAGCGCATTCTTTAGCGTCTGTAGATAAAGCGAAAACACTGTTAGGTTATGAACCGACACACGTAATCCGCGAAGGGCTAAAAGAAGCCGTAAAATGGTACTGGGAGCACAAGGAGATGCTATAG
- a CDS encoding YoaK family protein has product MFRHQGKNRAYSHNLKLASVLSCVAGIVNSVGVLGLHTLTTNVTGHFAFFAEEVIEENYNRAIVYLVYTFFFLLGSFVSSLIMEWVLKHKPEVSYVIPIVLEMALLVGLSIIDINAPHALVKYSVFTALVLLFAMGVQNSLVTRVSGAVVRTTHLTGLFTDLGIVLSQLFFYKNRSERIKLYRSIFLMLAIIGCFFIGCVAGGFLYFHYQFKTLLLAALLLLFALWYDQLLMSYYALRRKIQKRDFRF; this is encoded by the coding sequence ATGTTTAGACACCAAGGTAAAAATCGCGCGTATTCCCATAACCTCAAATTAGCATCCGTACTATCCTGTGTGGCGGGTATTGTTAATAGTGTGGGGGTTTTGGGGTTGCATACCTTGACGACGAATGTAACAGGGCATTTTGCTTTTTTTGCAGAAGAAGTCATTGAAGAAAACTACAACCGTGCGATTGTCTATCTGGTATATACCTTTTTCTTTCTCTTAGGATCCTTTGTTTCCAGTTTGATTATGGAATGGGTATTGAAGCATAAACCCGAAGTATCTTATGTGATCCCCATTGTATTAGAAATGGCACTTTTGGTGGGACTCAGTATTATTGATATCAATGCACCCCATGCCTTGGTGAAATACAGCGTATTTACCGCTCTGGTTTTACTATTTGCAATGGGTGTACAGAATTCACTCGTAACTAGAGTATCCGGTGCTGTGGTGCGTACCACCCACTTAACAGGGTTGTTTACCGATTTGGGTATTGTGTTATCCCAGCTGTTCTTCTATAAAAACCGCTCTGAGCGCATCAAACTCTATCGCAGTATCTTTTTGATGCTTGCAATTATTGGCTGTTTCTTTATTGGCTGTGTAGCAGGAGGATTTCTTTATTTTCACTACCAATTTAAGACCTTGCTACTTGCTGCTTTACTCTTGCTGTTTGCCCTTTGGTATGATCAGCTACTCATGAGTTACTATGCCTTAAGACGTAAAATCCAAAAAAGAGACTTTCGATTTTAA